A single Pseudomonas sp. MM223 DNA region contains:
- the map_1 gene encoding Methionine aminopeptidase (*Name map_1) — protein sequence MTVNIKTAEDIEKMRIAGRLAADVLEMIEEHVKPGVTTEELDRLCHDYIVNVQQAIPAPLNYKGYPKSICTSINHVVCHGIPNDKPLKDGDTLNIDVTVIKDGYHGDTSRMFHVGNVPVWAERLSKVTQECMYKAIELVKPGCRLGDIGEVIQKHAEKNGFSVVREFCGHGIGKVFHEEPQILHYGRAGTGMELKEGMTFTIEPMINQGKADTKVLGDGWTAITKDRKLSAQWEHTLVVTATGYEIFTLRKDDTIPRTSA from the coding sequence ATGACCGTCAACATCAAGACTGCAGAAGACATCGAGAAGATGCGCATCGCCGGCCGCCTGGCCGCCGACGTACTGGAAATGATCGAGGAACACGTCAAGCCCGGTGTTACCACCGAGGAGCTCGACCGCCTGTGCCACGACTATATCGTCAACGTCCAGCAGGCCATCCCGGCGCCGCTCAACTACAAGGGCTACCCGAAGTCGATCTGCACCTCGATCAACCATGTGGTCTGCCACGGCATCCCCAACGACAAACCGCTCAAGGACGGTGACACGCTGAACATCGACGTCACCGTGATCAAGGACGGTTACCACGGCGATACCAGCCGCATGTTCCACGTCGGTAACGTGCCAGTGTGGGCCGAGCGCCTGTCCAAGGTTACCCAGGAATGCATGTACAAGGCCATCGAGCTGGTCAAGCCGGGCTGCCGCCTGGGCGATATCGGCGAAGTGATCCAGAAGCACGCGGAAAAGAACGGTTTTTCGGTGGTACGTGAGTTCTGCGGCCACGGCATCGGCAAGGTGTTCCACGAAGAGCCGCAGATCCTGCACTACGGCCGCGCCGGCACCGGCATGGAACTGAAAGAAGGCATGACCTTCACCATCGAGCCGATGATCAACCAGGGCAAGGCCGACACCAAGGTGCTGGGCGACGGCTGGACCGCCATCACCAAGGACCGCAAGCTCTCGGCCCAGTGGGAACACACCCTGGTGGTGACCGCGACCGGCTACGAGATCTTCACCCTGCGCAAGGACGACACCATCCCGCGCACCTCGGCCTGA
- the rpsB gene encoding 30S ribosomal protein S2 (*Name rpsB) gives MSQVNMRDMLKAGVHFGHQTRYWNPKMGKYIFGARNKIHIINLEKTLPMFNEALAFVERLAQGKNKIMFVGTKRSAGKIVAEQAARAGSPYVDHRWLGGMLTNYKTIRASIKRLRDLETQAEDGTFAKLTKKEALMRSRDLEKLDRSLGGIKDMGGLPDALFVIDVDHERIAITEANKLGIPVIGVVDTNSSPEGVDYIIPGNDDAIRAIELYMTSMADAIIRGRNNVAGGTEVYVEEAAAPAAE, from the coding sequence ATGTCCCAAGTCAACATGCGCGATATGCTGAAGGCCGGTGTGCACTTCGGCCACCAGACCCGTTACTGGAACCCGAAAATGGGCAAGTACATTTTCGGCGCGCGTAACAAGATCCACATCATCAACCTGGAAAAAACCCTGCCAATGTTCAACGAAGCTCTGGCTTTCGTAGAGCGTCTGGCTCAGGGCAAGAACAAGATCATGTTCGTCGGCACCAAGCGTTCCGCCGGCAAGATCGTCGCCGAGCAAGCTGCTCGTGCCGGTTCGCCATACGTTGACCACCGCTGGTTGGGCGGCATGCTGACCAACTACAAAACCATCCGTGCTTCGATCAAGCGTCTGCGCGACCTGGAAACCCAGGCCGAAGATGGCACCTTTGCCAAGCTGACCAAGAAAGAAGCCCTGATGCGTTCGCGCGATCTGGAAAAGCTGGACCGCAGCCTGGGTGGTATCAAGGACATGGGCGGTCTGCCTGATGCCCTGTTCGTGATCGACGTTGATCACGAGCGCATTGCTATCACCGAAGCTAACAAGCTGGGCATCCCGGTTATCGGCGTTGTCGATACCAACAGCAGCCCGGAAGGTGTTGACTACATCATCCCAGGCAACGACGACGCCATCCGCGCCATCGAGCTGTACATGACTTCGATGGCCGACGCCATCATCCGCGGCCGCAACAACGTTGCTGGCGGCACCGAAGTCTATGTTGAAGAAGCGGCTGCACCTGCTGCTGAGTAA
- the tsf gene encoding Elongation factor Ts (*Name tsf) has protein sequence MAAITAALVKELRERTGEGMMDCKKALEKAGGDIEKAIDDMRASGAIKAAKKAGNVAAEGAIAVKTDGKAAVLLEVNSQTDFLALQDDFKNFVAESLEEAFAQKLTDAAPLIASREAAREALVAKCGENVNIRRLVRVEGDVVGAYLHGNKIGAVVVLKGGDVELAKNIAMHVAASNPEFLDSSEISAEAIEREKNVFLQLNADKIAGKPENIVENMINGRITKFKAEASLKEQAFVMNPEVKVGELAKKAGAEIVSFTYFKVGEGIEKPVDNFAEEVAAQLAAAKQ, from the coding sequence ATGGCAGCAATTACTGCAGCGCTGGTCAAAGAACTGCGCGAGCGTACTGGCGAAGGCATGATGGATTGCAAAAAGGCCCTGGAAAAGGCCGGCGGCGACATCGAAAAAGCCATTGACGACATGCGTGCCTCCGGCGCCATCAAGGCCGCCAAAAAGGCTGGCAACGTCGCTGCTGAAGGCGCTATCGCCGTCAAGACCGACGGCAAAGCCGCCGTTCTGCTGGAAGTCAACTCGCAGACCGACTTCCTGGCCCTGCAAGACGACTTCAAAAACTTCGTAGCCGAAAGCCTCGAAGAAGCCTTCGCCCAGAAGCTGACCGACGCTGCACCGCTGATCGCTTCGCGCGAAGCAGCCCGTGAAGCCCTGGTTGCCAAGTGTGGCGAAAACGTCAACATCCGCCGCCTGGTGCGCGTTGAGGGTGACGTTGTTGGTGCTTACCTGCACGGCAACAAGATCGGTGCCGTTGTTGTCCTGAAAGGCGGCGACGTCGAGCTGGCCAAGAACATCGCCATGCACGTGGCCGCTTCGAACCCAGAGTTCCTGGATTCGTCGGAAATCTCCGCGGAGGCCATCGAGCGCGAGAAGAATGTCTTCCTGCAGCTGAACGCCGACAAGATCGCTGGCAAGCCGGAAAACATCGTTGAGAACATGATCAACGGCCGTATCACCAAGTTCAAAGCCGAAGCCTCGCTGAAAGAGCAAGCCTTCGTCATGAACCCGGAAGTCAAAGTCGGCGAGCTGGCCAAGAAGGCCGGTGCTGAAATCGTTTCGTTCACCTACTTCAAAGTAGGCGAAGGCATCGAGAAGCCGGTCGACAACTTCGCAGAAGAAGTTGCTGCCCAGCTGGCTGCTGCCAAGCAGTAA
- the pyrH gene encoding Uridylate kinase (*Name pyrH): MAQQVSGRQPRYKRILLKLSGEALMGSEEFGIDPKVLDRMALEVGQLVGIGVQVGLVIGGGNLFRGAALSAAGMDRVTGDHMGMLATVMNGLAMRDALERSNIPALVMSAISMVGVTDHYDRRKAIRHLNSGDVVIFSAGTGNPFFTTDSAACLRAIEIDADVVLKATKVDGVYTADPFKDPHAEKFDHLTYDEVLDRKLGVMDLTAIVLCRDHGMPLRVFNMNKPGALLNIVVGGAEGTLIEEGQA, encoded by the coding sequence ATGGCTCAGCAGGTGAGTGGTCGCCAACCTCGCTATAAACGCATTTTGCTCAAACTTAGCGGCGAGGCCCTGATGGGCTCGGAAGAGTTCGGGATCGACCCGAAAGTGCTGGATCGCATGGCCCTTGAAGTGGGCCAGTTGGTAGGGATTGGTGTCCAGGTCGGCCTGGTGATCGGTGGTGGCAACCTGTTCCGTGGCGCTGCGCTGAGCGCGGCCGGCATGGACCGCGTCACCGGTGACCACATGGGCATGCTGGCCACCGTGATGAACGGCCTGGCCATGCGCGATGCGCTGGAGCGCTCGAACATCCCGGCCCTGGTCATGTCGGCCATTTCCATGGTCGGTGTCACCGATCATTACGATCGCCGCAAAGCTATTCGCCACCTCAACTCCGGGGATGTGGTAATTTTCTCCGCCGGTACCGGCAACCCGTTCTTCACCACCGACTCCGCAGCGTGCCTGCGCGCCATCGAAATCGATGCCGACGTCGTGCTGAAGGCGACCAAGGTCGATGGTGTGTACACTGCCGATCCATTCAAGGACCCACACGCCGAGAAGTTCGATCACCTGACCTACGACGAGGTCCTGGATCGCAAGCTGGGTGTGATGGACCTGACCGCAATCGTTCTGTGCCGCGACCACGGGATGCCACTGCGGGTATTCAACATGAACAAGCCTGGCGCCCTGCTGAACATCGTGGTGGGTGGCGCTGAAGGTACTCTGATCGAGGAAGGCCAAGCATGA
- the frr gene encoding Ribosome-recycling factor (*Name frr) has product MINDIKKDAQERMTKSLEALGRHLAAIRTGRAHPSILDSVKVTAWGSEMPLNQVAAISVEDARTLKIVAHDKNLSAAIEKAILTSDLGLNPSSAGTTIRVPMPALTEETRKGYTKQASGVCEDAKVAVRNVRRDALADLKKLTKDKEISEDEERRAADEIQKLTDKFVAEVDAAFKAKEKDLMAV; this is encoded by the coding sequence ATGATCAACGACATCAAGAAAGACGCGCAGGAGCGCATGACCAAGTCCCTTGAGGCCCTGGGCCGTCACCTGGCGGCGATCCGTACCGGTCGTGCCCACCCAAGCATCCTGGACAGCGTCAAGGTCACTGCCTGGGGCAGCGAAATGCCGCTGAACCAGGTAGCCGCGATCAGCGTCGAAGATGCCCGCACCCTGAAGATTGTCGCTCACGACAAAAACCTCAGTGCTGCCATCGAGAAGGCCATTCTCACCTCCGACCTGGGTCTGAACCCGTCCAGCGCAGGCACCACCATTCGTGTGCCGATGCCAGCCCTGACCGAGGAAACCCGCAAGGGCTACACCAAGCAGGCCAGCGGCGTGTGCGAGGATGCCAAGGTAGCCGTGCGCAACGTGCGTCGCGACGCCCTGGCCGACCTGAAGAAGCTGACCAAGGACAAGGAAATCAGCGAAGACGAAGAACGTCGCGCCGCTGACGAGATCCAGAAGCTGACCGACAAGTTTGTTGCCGAAGTCGATGCTGCCTTCAAGGCCAAGGAAAAGGACCTGATGGCCGTCTAA
- the ispU gene encoding Ditrans,polycis-undecaprenyl-diphosphate synthase ((2E,6E)-farnesyl-diphosphate specific) (*Name ispU) has translation MEKTKPVAPSSVPRHVAIIMDGNNRWAKKRLLPGVAGHKAGVDAVRAVIEVCAKSGVEVLTLFAFSSENWQRPAEEVGALMELFFSALRREAKRLNENNISLRIIGDRSRFHPELQAAMREAEALTAGNNRFILQIAANYGGQWDIAQAAQRLAREVQAGHLRPEDITPGLLQTCLATGELPLPDLCIRTGGEHRISNFLLWQLAYAELYFSDLYWPDFKHEAMRNALADFASRQRRFGKTSEQVEAGARA, from the coding sequence ATGGAAAAGACCAAGCCAGTGGCGCCGTCCTCGGTGCCGCGTCATGTCGCGATCATCATGGATGGCAACAACCGCTGGGCGAAAAAACGCCTGCTGCCCGGCGTTGCCGGGCACAAGGCGGGTGTCGACGCCGTTCGCGCGGTCATCGAAGTCTGTGCCAAGTCCGGGGTCGAAGTACTGACCCTGTTCGCGTTCTCCAGCGAAAACTGGCAGCGCCCCGCCGAAGAGGTCGGTGCGCTGATGGAGCTGTTCTTCTCGGCCCTGCGCCGCGAGGCCAAGCGCCTCAACGAGAACAACATCAGCTTGCGCATCATCGGTGACCGCTCGCGTTTCCACCCTGAGCTGCAGGCTGCCATGCGCGAGGCCGAGGCACTGACCGCCGGCAACAACCGCTTCATCCTGCAGATCGCGGCCAACTATGGTGGCCAGTGGGACATCGCTCAGGCCGCGCAGCGGCTGGCGCGGGAAGTGCAAGCCGGGCACCTGCGCCCGGAAGACATCACCCCGGGCCTGCTGCAAACCTGCCTGGCAACCGGTGAGCTACCGCTGCCGGACCTGTGCATTCGCACCGGTGGTGAGCACCGCATCAGCAATTTCCTGTTGTGGCAGCTGGCCTACGCCGAGCTGTACTTCTCCGACCTGTATTGGCCGGACTTCAAACACGAGGCCATGCGCAATGCCCTGGCCGATTTCGCTTCGCGCCAGCGCCGCTTCGGTAAGACCAGCGAGCAGGTCGAGGCTGGAGCTCGTGCTTAA
- the cdsA gene encoding Phosphatidate cytidylyltransferase (*Name cdsA), whose translation MLKQRIITALILLPIALGGFFLLNGGDFALFIGFVVTLGAWEWARLAGLMAQPLRIAYAAVVAGALMLLYILPELAPWVLGAAVIWWGLATWLVLTYPRSSELWASAACRLLIGLLVLLPAWQGLVLLKHWPLGNWLILSVMVLVWAADIGAYFSGRAFGKRKLAPQVSPGKSWEGVYGGLAVSLAITLAVGISRDWSFGQVLLGLLGAALLVMASVVGDLTESMFKRRSGIKDSSNLLPGHGGVLDRIDSLTAAIPIFAVLLWAAEWGVM comes from the coding sequence ATGCTTAAACAACGCATCATTACTGCGCTGATCCTGTTGCCGATCGCGCTGGGTGGCTTCTTCCTGCTCAATGGCGGGGATTTCGCCCTGTTCATCGGCTTCGTGGTGACCCTTGGCGCCTGGGAGTGGGCGCGCCTGGCCGGGTTGATGGCCCAGCCGCTGCGTATCGCCTATGCCGCGGTGGTCGCCGGTGCGCTGATGTTGCTGTACATCCTTCCGGAGTTGGCGCCCTGGGTGCTGGGGGCTGCGGTGATCTGGTGGGGGCTGGCCACCTGGCTGGTGCTTACCTACCCGCGCAGCAGTGAGCTGTGGGCCAGTGCCGCCTGCCGCTTGCTGATAGGCCTGCTGGTATTGCTGCCGGCCTGGCAGGGGCTGGTGCTGCTCAAGCACTGGCCGCTGGGCAATTGGCTGATCCTGTCGGTGATGGTGCTGGTATGGGCCGCCGATATTGGCGCTTATTTCTCTGGCAGGGCTTTCGGCAAGCGCAAGCTGGCCCCCCAGGTCAGCCCTGGCAAGAGCTGGGAAGGCGTGTATGGCGGCCTGGCGGTCAGCCTGGCAATTACCTTGGCAGTCGGCATCAGCCGCGACTGGAGTTTCGGTCAGGTCCTGCTGGGCCTGCTGGGTGCGGCGTTGCTGGTCATGGCCTCGGTGGTCGGTGACCTGACCGAGAGCATGTTCAAGCGCCGTTCCGGTATCAAGGACAGCAGCAACCTGCTGCCCGGCCATGGTGGTGTGCTCGACCGCATTGACAGCCTGACTGCGGCGATCCCGATTTTCGCCGTGTTGTTGTGGGCTGCCGAATGGGGTGTGATGTGA
- the dxr gene encoding 1-deoxy-D-xylulose 5-phosphate reductoisomerase (*Name dxr), protein MGCDVSRPQRITVLGATGSIGLSTLDVIARHPDRYQVFALSGYSRIDELLALCVRHRPAYAVVPNAEAAVRLRENLATAGCATEVLEGETGLCQVAAAAEVDAVMAAIVGAAGLRPTLAAVEAGKKVLLANKEALVMSGALFIEAVRRSGAVLLPIDSEHNAIFQCMPGDYARGLSAVGVRRILLTASGGPFRETPVEALQSVTPEQACAHPNWSMGRKISVDSASMMNKGLELIEACWLFDAAPAKVEVVVHPQSVIHSLVDYVDGSVLAQLGNPDMRTPIANALAWPERIDSGVAPLNLFAIARLDFQAPDEQRFPCLRLARQAAEAGNSAPAVLNAANEVAVEAFLQRRIRFPEIAGMIEQVLDQEPVVPLPSLDAVFAADQRARELSREWLRRHGR, encoded by the coding sequence ATGGGGTGTGATGTGAGTCGCCCGCAGCGTATTACCGTGCTCGGGGCCACTGGCTCCATCGGCCTGAGCACGCTGGATGTGATCGCGCGCCATCCTGATCGCTACCAGGTGTTTGCCCTCAGCGGTTACTCGCGTATCGACGAGTTGCTGGCCCTGTGCGTACGCCATCGCCCGGCGTATGCAGTAGTGCCAAACGCCGAGGCGGCCGTGCGACTGCGCGAAAACCTGGCGACGGCCGGCTGCGCCACTGAAGTGCTGGAAGGTGAGACCGGGCTTTGCCAAGTGGCTGCGGCAGCGGAAGTGGATGCGGTGATGGCCGCGATTGTTGGCGCCGCCGGCCTGCGCCCTACCTTGGCGGCCGTCGAGGCGGGCAAGAAGGTGCTGCTGGCCAACAAGGAAGCCCTGGTGATGTCCGGTGCGCTGTTCATCGAAGCGGTGCGGCGCAGTGGCGCCGTGCTGTTGCCGATCGATAGCGAGCACAACGCGATCTTCCAGTGCATGCCGGGTGATTACGCGCGTGGCCTGAGCGCGGTTGGCGTGCGCCGGATTCTGCTTACTGCTTCTGGTGGCCCGTTCCGTGAGACGCCGGTCGAGGCGTTGCAGAGCGTGACGCCGGAGCAAGCCTGTGCGCACCCCAACTGGTCGATGGGGCGCAAGATTTCCGTGGATTCGGCCAGCATGATGAACAAGGGGCTCGAGTTGATCGAGGCCTGCTGGTTGTTCGACGCCGCACCGGCCAAGGTCGAGGTGGTGGTGCACCCGCAAAGTGTCATCCACTCCCTGGTCGATTACGTGGACGGCTCTGTACTGGCGCAGCTGGGTAATCCGGACATGCGCACGCCCATCGCCAATGCCCTGGCGTGGCCTGAGCGCATCGATTCCGGGGTGGCTCCGCTGAACCTGTTCGCCATCGCCCGTCTGGATTTCCAGGCGCCCGACGAACAGCGCTTCCCTTGCCTGCGCCTGGCGCGGCAGGCTGCGGAGGCCGGCAACAGTGCGCCTGCGGTACTCAATGCGGCCAACGAAGTGGCGGTCGAGGCGTTTCTCCAGCGGCGTATCCGCTTCCCGGAGATCGCGGGTATGATCGAACAGGTGCTCGATCAGGAGCCCGTCGTGCCGCTGCCGTCGCTGGACGCGGTGTTCGCCGCCGACCAGCGTGCCCGGGAACTTTCCCGTGAGTGGCTCAGGCGTCACGGTCGCTGA
- the rseP gene encoding Regulator of sigma-E protease RseP (*Name rseP), translated as MTALYMIIGTLVALGVLVTFHEFGHFWVARRCGVKVLRFSVGFGTPLLRWHDRHGTEFVVAAIPLGGYVKMLDEREGNVPPALADQSFNRKSVRQRIAIVAAGPIANFLLAILFFWVLAMLGTQQVRPVIGTVDSGSLAASAGLTAGQEIVSIDGKPTNGWSAVNLQLVRRLGESGTLQVGVRDEGATAERQLQVKLDSWLKGADEPDPIQSLGLHPWRPAMVPVLAEIDPKGPAAAAGLKTGDKLLSVDGVAVTEWQQVVDSVRARPDANVVVRVERDGAALDVAVTLARKGEGKAAGGYLGAGVKGGEWPASMLREVSYGPLEAVGEGLSRTWNMSVLTLESLKKMLFGELSVKNLSGPITIAKVAGASAQSGVGDFLNFLAYLSISLGVLNLLPIPVLDGGHLLFYLVEWARGRPLSDRVQGWGVQIGISLVIGVMLLALINDLGRL; from the coding sequence ATGACAGCGCTCTACATGATTATCGGCACCCTCGTGGCTTTGGGTGTGCTGGTCACCTTCCACGAATTCGGTCACTTCTGGGTGGCGCGCCGCTGCGGCGTCAAGGTGCTGCGCTTTTCGGTGGGCTTCGGCACGCCGCTGCTGCGCTGGCATGACCGCCATGGCACCGAGTTTGTAGTGGCGGCGATTCCGCTGGGTGGCTACGTGAAAATGCTCGATGAGCGCGAAGGCAATGTGCCGCCAGCGCTCGCTGATCAGTCGTTCAACCGCAAGTCCGTGCGCCAACGCATCGCGATTGTCGCGGCGGGCCCGATAGCCAACTTCCTGCTGGCCATCCTGTTTTTCTGGGTGCTGGCGATGCTGGGCACCCAGCAGGTCCGCCCGGTGATCGGTACGGTCGATAGTGGCAGCCTGGCAGCATCGGCCGGGCTTACCGCAGGTCAGGAAATCGTCTCTATCGATGGCAAACCGACCAACGGCTGGTCGGCGGTCAACCTGCAGCTGGTTCGTCGCCTGGGCGAGAGCGGCACTTTGCAGGTTGGCGTGCGCGACGAAGGCGCCACGGCCGAACGCCAGCTGCAGGTCAAACTGGACAGCTGGCTGAAGGGCGCTGACGAGCCGGACCCTATCCAGTCCTTGGGGCTGCACCCCTGGCGCCCGGCGATGGTGCCGGTGCTGGCCGAGATTGACCCGAAGGGGCCGGCTGCCGCTGCGGGCCTCAAGACAGGTGACAAGCTGCTGAGCGTCGATGGCGTGGCCGTGACCGAATGGCAGCAGGTCGTCGACAGCGTGCGTGCCCGCCCGGATGCCAATGTGGTGGTGCGAGTGGAGCGCGACGGCGCCGCCCTGGACGTGGCGGTGACCCTGGCCCGCAAAGGGGAGGGCAAGGCTGCCGGTGGCTACCTGGGGGCCGGGGTTAAAGGTGGCGAATGGCCTGCCAGCATGCTTCGCGAAGTCAGCTACGGCCCGCTGGAGGCGGTGGGTGAAGGCTTGTCACGCACCTGGAACATGAGCGTGCTGACCCTTGAATCGCTGAAGAAAATGCTGTTCGGGGAGCTCTCGGTAAAAAACTTGAGTGGACCGATAACCATTGCTAAAGTGGCGGGCGCTTCAGCCCAGTCCGGCGTGGGGGATTTCCTGAATTTCCTGGCCTACCTGAGCATAAGCCTGGGGGTTCTTAACTTGTTGCCCATCCCTGTACTGGATGGGGGGCATTTGCTGTTTTACCTGGTCGAGTGGGCGCGCGGTCGTCCGCTGTCGGATCGGGTGCAAGGTTGGGGGGTCCAGATCGGTATCAGTTTGGTCATAGGGGTGATGTTGCTCGCCCTGATCAACGATCTGGGTCGACTATAA
- the bamA_1 gene encoding Outer membrane protein assembly factor BamA (*Name bamA_1) has protein sequence MKRLLLTAVMSALMIAEVHAESFTISDIRVNGLQRVSAGSVFGALPLNVGDQADDRRLVDSTRSLFKTGFFQDIQLNRDGNVLIINVVERPSVSSIEIEGNKAISTEDLMKGLKQSGLAEGEIFQRATLEGVRNELQRQYVAQGRYSAEVDAEVVPQPRNRVALKIKINEGTVAAIQHINIVGNNVFDDDTLGQLFELKTTNWLSFFKNDDKYAREKLSGDLERLRSYYLDRGYINMDIASTQVSITPDKKHVYITVNINEGEKYTVRDVKLSGDLKVPEDQVKSLLLVQPGQVFSRKVMTTTSELITRRLGNEGYTFANVNGVPQPNDQDHTVDIMFVVDPGKRAYVNRINYRGNTKTEDEVLRREMRQMEGGWASTYLIDQSKTRLERLGFFKEVNVETPPVPGTDDQVDVNYSVEEQASGSITASVGFAQSAGLILGGSISQSNFLGTGNKVSVGLTRSEYQTRYNFGFVDPYFTADGVSLGYNAFYRSTDYDDLDVDVASYAVDSYGAGVSLGYPISETSRLTYGLSVQQDKIKTGKYTVDEIFDFLDQEGDNFLNFKASIGWSESTLNKGVLATRGHSQSLTLESTIPGSDLSFFKLDYRGQLFQPISNDYTLRLHTELGYGDGYGSTSGLPFYENYFAGGFNSVRGFKDSSLGPRSTPSRGEGNPGGKPGTIADPDQDPLPFGGNVLVQGGVELLFPLPFVKDQRSLRTSVFWDVGNVFDTNCGNKPDCEKVGFSGMASSVGLGVTWITALGPLSFSLAMPVKKPDDADTQVFQFSLGQTF, from the coding sequence ATGAAACGTCTGCTGCTAACTGCGGTCATGTCCGCACTGATGATCGCTGAAGTTCACGCCGAGTCCTTCACCATCTCCGATATCCGCGTCAACGGCCTGCAGCGGGTTTCCGCCGGCAGTGTCTTCGGTGCCTTGCCGCTGAACGTCGGCGACCAGGCCGATGACCGCCGCCTGGTGGACTCGACCCGTTCCCTGTTCAAGACCGGGTTCTTCCAGGACATCCAGCTGAACCGCGATGGCAATGTGCTGATCATCAACGTGGTCGAGCGCCCGTCGGTGTCGAGCATCGAGATCGAAGGCAACAAGGCGATCAGCACCGAAGACCTGATGAAGGGCCTGAAGCAATCGGGCCTGGCCGAAGGCGAGATCTTCCAGCGTGCCACCCTCGAAGGCGTGCGTAACGAACTGCAACGCCAGTATGTGGCCCAGGGCCGCTACTCGGCCGAGGTCGACGCCGAAGTGGTACCGCAGCCGCGCAACCGTGTGGCACTGAAAATCAAGATCAACGAAGGCACCGTCGCGGCCATCCAGCACATCAACATCGTTGGCAACAACGTGTTCGATGACGACACCCTGGGCCAGCTGTTCGAGCTGAAGACCACCAACTGGCTGTCGTTCTTCAAGAACGACGACAAGTATGCCCGCGAAAAACTGTCCGGTGACCTGGAGCGCCTGCGTTCCTACTACCTGGACCGCGGCTACATCAACATGGACATCGCCTCTACCCAGGTGTCCATCACGCCGGACAAGAAACACGTCTACATCACCGTCAACATCAACGAAGGCGAGAAGTACACCGTTCGCGACGTGAAACTGTCCGGTGACCTGAAAGTGCCGGAAGACCAGGTCAAGTCGCTGCTGCTGGTGCAGCCGGGCCAGGTGTTCTCGCGCAAGGTGATGACCACCACGTCCGAGCTGATCACCCGTCGCCTGGGTAACGAAGGCTACACCTTCGCCAACGTCAACGGCGTGCCACAGCCGAACGACCAGGACCACACGGTCGACATCATGTTCGTGGTCGACCCGGGCAAGCGTGCCTACGTGAACCGCATCAACTACCGCGGCAACACCAAGACCGAAGACGAAGTGCTGCGTCGTGAAATGCGCCAGATGGAAGGCGGCTGGGCTTCGACCTACCTGATCGACCAGTCCAAGACCCGTCTGGAGCGCCTGGGCTTCTTCAAGGAAGTCAACGTCGAGACCCCGCCGGTGCCAGGCACCGATGACCAGGTCGACGTCAACTACAGCGTCGAAGAGCAAGCCTCCGGCTCGATCACCGCCAGCGTCGGTTTCGCCCAAAGTGCCGGCCTGATCCTGGGTGGTTCGATCAGCCAGAGCAACTTCCTCGGTACCGGTAACAAGGTGTCCGTCGGCCTGACCCGTTCGGAGTACCAGACCCGCTACAACTTCGGCTTCGTGGACCCCTACTTCACTGCCGATGGCGTCAGCCTGGGCTACAACGCCTTCTACCGCAGCACCGACTACGATGACCTCGACGTCGACGTGGCAAGCTATGCGGTAGACAGCTACGGCGCCGGCGTGAGCCTGGGCTACCCGATCAGCGAAACCTCGCGCCTGACCTACGGCCTGAGCGTGCAGCAGGACAAGATCAAGACCGGCAAGTACACCGTTGACGAGATCTTCGATTTCCTTGACCAGGAAGGCGATAACTTCCTGAACTTCAAGGCCTCGATCGGCTGGTCCGAGTCGACCCTGAACAAAGGCGTGCTGGCCACCCGTGGTCACTCGCAAAGCCTGACCCTGGAATCCACCATTCCGGGCAGCGACCTGTCGTTCTTCAAGCTCGACTACCGTGGCCAGCTGTTCCAGCCGATCAGCAACGACTACACCCTGCGCCTGCACACCGAGCTGGGCTATGGTGATGGTTATGGCAGCACTTCGGGCCTGCCGTTCTACGAGAACTACTTCGCAGGTGGCTTCAACTCCGTCCGCGGCTTCAAGGACAGCAGCCTGGGCCCGCGCAGTACCCCAAGCCGCGGTGAAGGTAACCCAGGTGGTAAACCTGGCACCATTGCCGACCCGGACCAGGATCCGTTGCCGTTTGGTGGTAACGTGCTGGTGCAAGGTGGTGTCGAGTTGCTGTTCCCGCTGCCGTTCGTCAAGGACCAGCGTTCGCTGCGCACCTCCGTGTTCTGGGATGTGGGTAACGTGTTCGACACCAATTGCGGCAACAAGCCTGATTGCGAAAAGGTTGGTTTCTCGGGTATGGCCAGTTCGGTCGGCTTGGGTGTGACCTGGATTACCGCACTGGGCCCGCTGAGCTTCAGCCTGGCAATGCCGGTCAAGAAGCCGGACGATGCCGATACCCAGGTGTTCCAATTCTCTCTGGGCCAGACCTTCTAA